One region of Chitinophaga varians genomic DNA includes:
- a CDS encoding alginate export family protein → MRFDEDYSGLKDSARTFYRKIKYTGLSNNGNAYISFGGAARMEYVDFNNEDWGRLGIGHNAFLLQRYDVHADLHLHERFRIFAQIRSAWETGRSNGPRPIDEDHLNIQNLFIDAAIINRKDQQLILRAGRQELDYGSGRLISVREGPNLRLYFDGAKLMYSTSRWSIDGFAMMADTTYTGAFDNKRGKQLNLWGLYSKIIIPAFPNIDLYYIGIKRDRSSFEEGINKELRHTAGTRIWRYGGGFIYNLEAAWQFGTFGSGRINAWTASVEAGYLFEDLPGKPAISLRNDYISGDRKKGDGDLQSFNPLYPKGGYFGFSPQIGPVNLIDLHPYATINIGKKILAQADVVLNWRYSLQDGIYRPSGGFNLAGSSSPERHIGTAYLASFVYSMNKFLSLNCGFQYFKTGAFIRDMTPTPKDGLFFNTRVSFKF, encoded by the coding sequence ATGCGCTTTGACGAAGACTATTCGGGCCTGAAAGATTCTGCCCGTACCTTCTACCGGAAAATAAAATACACCGGCTTGTCCAATAACGGGAACGCCTATATTTCATTCGGCGGTGCGGCCAGAATGGAATATGTCGATTTTAACAACGAAGACTGGGGAAGGCTGGGCATTGGGCACAACGCGTTTCTGTTGCAGCGTTATGACGTGCATGCAGACCTGCACCTGCACGAACGGTTCAGGATTTTCGCACAAATCAGAAGCGCCTGGGAAACCGGCAGAAGCAATGGTCCGCGCCCCATCGATGAAGACCACCTGAATATACAGAACCTCTTCATCGATGCAGCCATCATCAACAGAAAAGACCAGCAGCTGATACTTCGCGCCGGCAGGCAGGAACTGGATTATGGCAGCGGCAGGCTTATCTCTGTCAGGGAAGGCCCTAACCTCAGGTTATATTTCGACGGCGCCAAACTGATGTATTCCACCTCACGATGGAGCATCGACGGATTTGCCATGATGGCCGACACCACCTACACCGGCGCTTTTGACAACAAACGCGGCAAACAGTTGAACCTGTGGGGATTGTACAGCAAAATCATCATTCCCGCTTTTCCCAATATCGATTTGTACTACATCGGTATTAAACGCGACCGCTCATCTTTCGAAGAAGGTATCAACAAGGAACTACGGCATACCGCAGGCACGCGGATATGGCGGTACGGCGGCGGTTTCATTTACAACCTGGAAGCCGCCTGGCAGTTCGGCACCTTTGGCAGCGGCCGTATCAATGCATGGACCGCCTCCGTGGAAGCGGGCTACCTGTTTGAAGACCTTCCCGGTAAACCGGCCATCAGCCTGCGAAACGACTATATCTCCGGCGACAGGAAAAAAGGAGATGGCGACCTTCAGTCTTTTAATCCCCTTTATCCTAAAGGCGGATACTTTGGATTCAGTCCGCAGATAGGCCCTGTAAACCTGATAGACTTACACCCCTATGCCACTATCAATATCGGTAAGAAGATACTGGCACAGGCGGATGTTGTGCTCAACTGGCGATACTCGCTACAGGACGGCATTTACAGGCCCAGCGGCGGATTCAACCTGGCCGGTTCTTCTTCCCCGGAAAGACATATCGGCACCGCTTATCTCGCCAGCTTCGTGTACAGCATGAACAAATTCCTATCGCTGAACTGCGGTTTTCAATATTTCAAAACAGGCGCCTTTATACGCGACATGACACCTACGCCCAAAGACGGCCTGTTTTTCAACACCAGGGTCAGCTTCAAATTCTAA
- a CDS encoding hydrolase, which yields MKPSSNLLSPDNHALVLIDFEGQMGFATKSIALSELRTNTAIVAGASKIFNVPTVVTTVAEQSFSGPVFPEIEEFYPQATSGYIDRTSMNTWEDEAAYKAIVGKGKKKLVLAGLWTGVCIVGPALSALEEGYDVFVITDACGDVSAEAHERSVQRMIHAGVKPMTSIQYLLELQRDWARQDTYKAVTDLMKKYGGAYGIGIHYAHHMLQH from the coding sequence ATGAAACCATCATCCAACTTATTGTCTCCCGACAATCATGCGCTGGTACTGATCGACTTTGAAGGTCAAATGGGCTTTGCCACCAAAAGCATTGCACTGAGCGAGCTGAGGACCAACACCGCTATCGTTGCAGGTGCATCCAAAATCTTCAACGTGCCAACTGTAGTAACGACTGTAGCAGAACAATCCTTTTCCGGCCCTGTGTTTCCCGAGATCGAAGAGTTTTATCCGCAGGCCACCTCCGGTTATATCGACCGTACTTCCATGAATACATGGGAAGATGAAGCGGCCTATAAAGCCATTGTAGGCAAAGGAAAAAAGAAACTGGTGCTGGCCGGACTGTGGACAGGCGTATGCATCGTAGGACCGGCGCTGTCCGCACTGGAAGAAGGCTATGACGTGTTCGTGATCACCGACGCCTGCGGCGATGTAAGCGCAGAAGCGCATGAACGCTCCGTACAAAGAATGATACATGCCGGTGTAAAACCCATGACATCCATTCAGTACCTGCTGGAGCTGCAACGCGACTGGGCCCGTCAGGACACGTATAAGGCTGTCACCGATCTGATGAAGAAATACGGCGGTGCCTATGGCATAGGCATCCACTATGCCCACCACATGCTGCAACACTAA
- a CDS encoding alpha/beta hydrolase — translation MKNQANLPAVKNIVLVHGAFADGSGYKGVYEALTRQGYQVTVVQNPLTSLKDDVTATHLALDAQDGPAILAGHSWGGAVITEAGNHPKVAGLVYIAAFQPDNNETALQWFQTAPPAPENGVLPPDEKGIVYYDKAKYHAGFCADLSQEEAAFMYASQGAFYGQCFLSPITAAAWRNKPAFGIVATDDKSIHPDIQRNMYRRSNTKVTEIKGSHALYVSQPEKVAAVIAAAAQEVSGN, via the coding sequence ATGAAAAATCAAGCAAACCTCCCCGCAGTAAAAAACATCGTTTTGGTACATGGCGCATTCGCTGACGGCTCCGGCTACAAAGGCGTGTACGAAGCACTTACCCGACAAGGTTACCAGGTGACCGTTGTGCAGAACCCTCTGACTTCTTTAAAAGACGATGTCACTGCTACCCACCTGGCGCTGGACGCACAGGATGGTCCGGCCATCCTCGCCGGCCACTCATGGGGAGGCGCCGTTATCACCGAGGCAGGTAATCATCCCAAGGTAGCCGGACTGGTTTACATTGCAGCCTTCCAGCCAGACAACAATGAAACAGCGCTGCAGTGGTTCCAGACAGCGCCACCCGCACCGGAAAACGGCGTACTGCCGCCGGATGAAAAAGGCATCGTGTATTATGACAAAGCTAAATACCACGCCGGCTTCTGTGCAGACCTCAGCCAGGAAGAAGCAGCTTTCATGTATGCCTCACAGGGCGCATTTTACGGCCAATGTTTCCTTTCTCCCATCACTGCTGCCGCCTGGAGAAACAAACCCGCTTTTGGCATCGTGGCCACTGATGACAAAAGCATCCACCCCGATATCCAACGTAATATGTACCGCCGCTCCAATACCAAAGTCACGGAAATAAAAGGCAGTCACGCTCTTTATGTGTCCCAGCCGGAGAAAGTGGCCGCTGTTATTGCAGCAGCGGCACAGGAAGTATCCGGCAACTGA
- a CDS encoding alpha/beta hydrolase — MNTINHTFSSNSIATRKVSFTSDGIKIAGNLYLPAMMDAAPRPALVVSHPGTGVKEQTAGLYARLLAERGFITLAFDAAYQGESEGFPRGLENPSQRVEDIKSAVSFLSTLPEVDAGKTGVLGICASGGYGIMAAATDHRIKAVATVSGVDVGRMFRNGADGKQSPDVIQQMLDLAAQDRRAVAAGKEEGSFPLFPETEEQAKAQGRYAYEGWKYYCTSQGQHPRSAKTFTWSSVEHIAGFDAFRFVDMIAPRPLLIIAGSEADTLWMAQEAFSLAKEPKALFIVEGASHTDLYHQEEAVIPAVDELEHFFNTKL, encoded by the coding sequence ATGAACACAATCAATCACACTTTCTCTTCTAACAGTATAGCGACAAGGAAAGTTTCCTTTACATCAGATGGTATTAAGATAGCGGGCAACCTGTACCTCCCGGCCATGATGGACGCAGCTCCCCGCCCTGCCCTCGTGGTAAGCCACCCCGGCACAGGCGTCAAAGAGCAGACGGCTGGCCTGTACGCCAGGCTGCTGGCAGAGCGGGGATTTATCACCCTGGCCTTTGATGCAGCTTACCAGGGCGAAAGTGAAGGGTTTCCCCGTGGCCTTGAAAATCCTTCTCAAAGAGTGGAGGATATTAAATCAGCTGTTTCTTTTCTCAGCACCCTGCCTGAAGTAGATGCCGGCAAAACGGGCGTGTTGGGTATCTGTGCATCGGGAGGTTATGGTATCATGGCGGCAGCCACCGATCACCGGATCAAAGCGGTGGCCACCGTGAGTGGCGTGGATGTAGGACGGATGTTCAGAAACGGCGCTGATGGCAAACAAAGCCCCGATGTGATACAACAAATGCTGGACCTTGCGGCGCAGGACAGGCGTGCTGTAGCTGCCGGCAAAGAGGAAGGCTCTTTCCCGCTTTTCCCTGAAACGGAAGAACAGGCGAAAGCACAGGGACGGTACGCGTATGAGGGATGGAAATACTATTGCACCAGCCAGGGCCAACATCCACGTTCAGCCAAAACCTTTACCTGGAGCAGCGTGGAACACATCGCGGGTTTTGATGCCTTTCGTTTTGTGGATATGATCGCGCCACGGCCGCTATTGATCATTGCGGGATCTGAGGCAGACACCTTATGGATGGCGCAGGAGGCATTCTCTCTTGCGAAAGAGCCTAAAGCGCTTTTTATCGTGGAAGGCGCTTCCCATACAGACCTTTACCATCAGGAGGAAGCTGTCATCCCGGCTGTTGATGAACTGGAACACTTTTTTAACACAAAACTGTAA
- a CDS encoding helix-turn-helix transcriptional regulator has protein sequence MESAPHQINTISELHRLLGLPKPLHPMVSLVRNCDVHILREEFPQSLFLNFYKISYMENLHGKVKYGQSYYDFDEGGMVFVAPGQLLTAPTDADEYEGFNLFIHPDFLQGHPLAGTIKKYHFFTYATNEALHLSDKEKKTVLSVFGIIEDELNERIDDTTQDVILAQTDLLLQYSNRFYKRQFVTRKIIHHDLLTALEKLLDDYFNNETALMQGLPTVQYLAGQLHVSSHYLSDMLRSLTGQSAQQHIHRKVVDKAKEMLSTSKLSVAEIAYNIGFGHPQSFNKFFKSKTRLSPLEYRQTFN, from the coding sequence ATGGAATCCGCTCCTCACCAGATAAACACCATTTCGGAATTGCACCGGCTGCTGGGCCTGCCCAAACCATTACACCCTATGGTGAGCCTGGTCCGTAACTGCGATGTGCATATCCTCCGGGAAGAATTTCCGCAATCGCTTTTCCTGAACTTTTATAAGATCTCCTATATGGAAAACCTCCATGGAAAAGTAAAGTACGGACAAAGCTATTATGATTTTGATGAGGGAGGAATGGTATTTGTGGCTCCGGGGCAACTGCTCACTGCGCCAACGGATGCTGATGAATATGAAGGGTTCAACCTGTTCATACATCCTGATTTCCTCCAGGGACACCCCCTGGCTGGTACTATAAAAAAGTACCATTTTTTTACTTATGCCACCAACGAAGCGCTGCACTTGTCAGATAAAGAGAAGAAGACCGTGCTGTCGGTTTTTGGTATCATTGAAGACGAACTAAATGAACGGATTGACGATACGACGCAGGACGTGATTTTGGCGCAGACAGACCTGTTGCTTCAATACAGCAACCGGTTTTACAAGCGGCAGTTCGTTACGCGTAAAATCATCCACCATGATCTGTTGACAGCACTCGAAAAATTACTGGACGATTATTTCAACAACGAAACAGCACTGATGCAGGGACTGCCCACCGTACAATACCTGGCAGGGCAACTGCATGTCTCTTCCCATTATTTAAGTGACATGCTCCGGTCACTCACAGGACAAAGCGCGCAACAGCATATTCACCGTAAAGTAGTGGACAAAGCTAAAGAGATGTTATCCACCAGTAAGTTGTCGGTTGCGGAGATAGCCTACAATATTGGGTTTGGGCACCCACAATCTTTTAATAAATTCTTTAAAAGCAAAACCAGACTATCTCCGCTGGAATACAGGCAAACGTTTAATTGA
- a CDS encoding SGNH/GDSL hydrolase family protein: MYKILVLFLSCLLWQTSHADTFYPADNGYFQYVGRIDFSTPATPRFWASGVYVTARFKGPRCEIVLNDEMLYGTNHNYVSIIIDNKAPVRQQLLGKSDTIRLHQGLGEGPHTIVICKNTEAGIGYMEFAGLRCQELLPLPVSPVRKIEFIGNSITCGSGSDQASVPCGQGQWYDQHNAWKSYGPLTARQLNAQWQLSSVSGIGLVQSCCGMPHTMPKVFDKVNMYRDSIPWDFANYQPDVVAVTLGENDGPQDSARFCQAYVTFLKRLRTYYPAATIVCIDSPMADPAFSPILQRYITAVVAAMQDKKVSKYFYSRKYQSGCGGHPDLAQHQLMANELTAYIKKIKHW, translated from the coding sequence GTGTATAAAATCCTTGTCCTGTTCCTGAGCTGCCTGCTGTGGCAAACGAGCCACGCTGATACCTTCTACCCTGCTGACAACGGCTATTTCCAATATGTGGGACGCATCGATTTCTCTACGCCTGCCACGCCCCGCTTCTGGGCTTCCGGCGTATATGTAACGGCCCGCTTCAAAGGCCCGCGCTGTGAGATTGTGCTGAATGATGAAATGTTATACGGCACCAACCATAACTACGTGTCGATTATCATCGACAATAAAGCGCCTGTCCGCCAGCAGTTGCTGGGCAAAAGCGATACCATCCGCCTGCACCAGGGACTGGGCGAAGGTCCGCATACCATCGTTATCTGCAAAAATACGGAGGCTGGTATCGGTTACATGGAATTTGCAGGCCTGCGCTGCCAGGAACTGCTGCCACTACCGGTATCGCCTGTACGAAAAATTGAATTCATCGGCAACTCCATCACCTGCGGGTCTGGCAGCGATCAGGCTTCCGTGCCCTGTGGCCAGGGACAATGGTACGATCAGCATAACGCCTGGAAAAGTTATGGCCCGCTGACGGCCCGTCAGCTGAATGCTCAATGGCAGCTCAGCTCCGTTTCCGGTATCGGGCTGGTACAAAGCTGCTGTGGTATGCCGCATACCATGCCGAAGGTATTTGATAAAGTCAATATGTACCGTGACTCCATTCCATGGGACTTCGCCAACTACCAACCCGATGTGGTGGCTGTCACCCTGGGTGAGAATGACGGTCCACAGGACTCTGCCCGCTTCTGCCAGGCTTATGTGACTTTCCTGAAAAGGCTGAGGACGTACTACCCCGCGGCCACTATCGTATGTATCGACAGCCCTATGGCAGATCCGGCTTTTTCACCGATATTGCAGCGGTACATCACCGCTGTAGTAGCTGCCATGCAGGACAAAAAGGTGAGCAAATATTTTTACAGCAGAAAATATCAAAGCGGTTGCGGCGGTCATCCCGATCTGGCCCAACATCAGCTGATGGCCAATGAGCTGACCGCCTACATCAAAAAAATAAAACACTGGTGA
- a CDS encoding YihY/virulence factor BrkB family protein → MGDITTTKKPPYWRLLLLSFKDAYQSLQANDPLRLAGATAFFTTFALPAILVILIQLLRLIFRMEHPGRRLSQQLEALFGIETAEAIVQTLRAFRSIAQNWLIGIAGFLFLLFVATTLFKIIKGSINELWKIKAVHRANFGQIMLSRLRGVLVIFFAGLLFLIDVIAEAAQAFLGKYISIYLPALASYYNSTLNYVLSVLIVTIWFYLVFYFIPDGRPRLKPGLVGALVTGILFSIGKIVLKVLLTYSSINTLYGASASTVLLLLFMFYSSIIFYFGAAFTDAWSTHIGMPIRTAQHAAHYELKTAEDRPSL, encoded by the coding sequence ATGGGTGATATTACAACAACAAAAAAGCCGCCCTACTGGCGCCTGCTGCTACTGTCCTTTAAAGATGCCTATCAGTCTTTGCAGGCCAATGATCCGTTGCGGCTGGCGGGGGCCACTGCTTTTTTCACCACGTTTGCGCTGCCGGCCATCCTGGTGATATTGATTCAGTTGCTGCGGCTTATTTTCCGGATGGAGCATCCGGGCCGCCGGTTGTCACAGCAGCTGGAGGCGCTGTTCGGCATTGAAACGGCCGAAGCCATCGTGCAAACATTGCGGGCTTTCAGGAGCATCGCACAAAACTGGCTGATCGGCATCGCGGGATTTCTTTTCCTGCTGTTTGTGGCCACCACCCTGTTTAAGATCATCAAAGGTTCTATTAACGAACTGTGGAAGATAAAAGCTGTTCACCGCGCGAATTTCGGGCAGATTATGCTGTCACGCCTGAGAGGGGTGCTGGTGATTTTTTTTGCGGGACTGCTGTTCCTCATAGATGTGATCGCGGAAGCGGCCCAGGCGTTCCTGGGAAAATACATCAGCATTTATCTGCCCGCACTGGCCTCTTATTATAACAGCACCCTCAACTATGTATTGTCGGTACTGATCGTCACCATCTGGTTTTATCTCGTTTTTTATTTTATCCCCGACGGGCGGCCACGTCTGAAACCCGGGCTGGTAGGCGCACTGGTGACCGGTATCCTCTTCAGTATCGGGAAAATCGTATTAAAAGTACTGCTCACCTACAGCAGTATTAATACCTTGTATGGCGCATCCGCGTCTACCGTGCTGCTGCTGCTGTTTATGTTTTATTCTTCCATTATCTTCTACTTCGGGGCTGCTTTTACAGACGCCTGGTCCACCCATATCGGCATGCCTATCCGTACTGCGCAACATGCAGCGCACTATGAACTGAAAACAGCGGAAGACAGACCATCTCTTTAA
- a CDS encoding MFS transporter: MDNQITLREKIGYGFGDMASSMFWKLFGMYLLFFYTDVMGITAAAAGTMFLISRIWDTLFDPVVGILADRTSSRWGKFRPYLLYMAIPFGIIGVLTFTTPAYGPSGKLIYTYITYSAMMMIYSLINVPYASLLGVMTPDGRERNRLASFRMAFAFGGSLLAVALIEPLVGIFSENDSPQRGWQLGVAVIALICVQLFLLCFAWVKERVRPAFVQSASLKDDLRDLWQNRPWWILLGAGVAALIFNSIRDGATLYYFKYFIQQDAAFQVGNTKVTWSTLYLLIGQGANILGVVLASPVGNRIGKKNTYLLAMVIASAGSIGFYWLQKEQLVLIYVLQLIISVCAGIIFPLLWSMCADIADYSEWRNGRRATGLIFSSSSMSQKFGWTLGGALTGWLLGSFGFQANSVQQHATQQGIVLMLSWLPAAGSLLSILFIILYPLSEDRTALISKDLAIRKQQLN; this comes from the coding sequence ATGGACAACCAAATTACCCTCCGGGAAAAAATCGGATATGGTTTTGGCGATATGGCTTCTTCTATGTTCTGGAAGCTGTTTGGCATGTACCTGTTATTTTTTTATACCGATGTGATGGGGATCACGGCCGCCGCTGCGGGTACCATGTTCCTGATCAGCCGTATCTGGGACACGCTTTTTGATCCCGTGGTCGGTATCCTGGCCGACCGTACCAGTTCCCGCTGGGGCAAGTTCCGTCCTTACCTTCTGTACATGGCAATACCGTTTGGCATTATAGGAGTGCTCACCTTCACCACACCGGCATATGGCCCTTCCGGGAAACTTATCTACACTTATATCACCTATTCCGCCATGATGATGATCTATTCTCTGATCAATGTGCCTTATGCGTCATTGCTGGGCGTGATGACACCGGATGGGCGGGAACGGAATAGGCTGGCTTCTTTCCGCATGGCGTTTGCGTTCGGCGGCAGCCTGCTGGCGGTAGCGCTGATAGAACCGCTGGTGGGCATCTTCAGCGAAAACGATAGCCCGCAGCGTGGCTGGCAGCTGGGCGTAGCAGTGATTGCGCTGATCTGCGTACAGTTGTTCCTGTTATGTTTTGCATGGGTAAAAGAACGGGTGCGGCCTGCCTTTGTGCAATCTGCTTCGCTCAAAGATGATCTCCGCGATCTCTGGCAAAACCGGCCCTGGTGGATATTGCTCGGCGCCGGTGTAGCGGCGCTCATTTTCAACTCTATCCGCGATGGCGCCACCTTGTATTACTTTAAGTATTTCATTCAGCAGGACGCTGCTTTCCAGGTGGGCAATACCAAAGTGACCTGGTCCACGCTATACCTGTTGATAGGCCAGGGTGCCAATATACTAGGTGTCGTACTGGCGTCACCGGTAGGTAACCGTATCGGGAAAAAGAACACCTATCTCCTGGCGATGGTGATCGCTTCTGCAGGCAGTATCGGGTTTTACTGGCTGCAAAAAGAGCAGCTGGTGCTTATCTATGTATTGCAGTTGATCATCAGTGTATGCGCAGGCATCATTTTCCCATTGTTATGGTCGATGTGCGCCGATATCGCTGACTACTCCGAATGGCGCAATGGCCGCAGGGCCACGGGCCTTATCTTTTCCTCTTCTTCGATGTCGCAGAAGTTTGGCTGGACGCTCGGTGGAGCGCTCACCGGCTGGCTGCTGGGCAGCTTCGGCTTTCAGGCCAACAGTGTGCAGCAACATGCCACCCAACAGGGTATCGTACTGATGTTAAGCTGGCTGCCGGCTGCCGGTTCATTACTCTCTATTCTTTTTATCATTTTATATCCTTTGTCGGAAGACCGTACCGCCCTTATCAGCAAAGATCTGGCTATCCGTAAACAACAACTCAACTGA
- a CDS encoding AGE family epimerase/isomerase, with amino-acid sequence MIQQTLKQELQTELRRILHYWMRFLPDEQHGGFYGKVDNQNNVEVQAPKGAVLNARILWAFSAAYNLTRDPSLLEMAHRAEKWFSAHLLDTEHGGVFWTVDHEGRPLETKKQTYAIAFAIYAYSEYFRATKQQAVLTVAIRLYNHLQRFSYDPQYGGYLEAFTRDWKPLSDQRLSEKDANEKKTTNTHLHVLEAYANLYTVWPESTLRKNIQDILRLFLDRIIDRKSGHLHLFFNEQWKVKGQLVSYGHDIEASWLLLEAAHTIDDPELVTAFKALALKMTLATEEGLARDGGLWYEYEPSTQHTVTEKHWWPQAEAIVGFVNAWQLQPSGRFLQRAYDCWKFTEKHLLDKTNGEWYWGIREDGAVMEEDKAGLWKCPYHNARACMEIMKRL; translated from the coding sequence ATGATACAGCAAACATTAAAACAGGAATTACAAACCGAACTACGCCGTATTCTGCACTATTGGATGAGGTTTCTGCCCGACGAACAGCATGGCGGATTTTATGGAAAGGTAGACAACCAAAACAACGTTGAGGTACAGGCTCCTAAAGGGGCCGTGCTGAACGCCCGTATCCTGTGGGCTTTCTCCGCAGCGTATAACCTTACCCGTGATCCATCCCTGTTGGAGATGGCGCACCGCGCGGAAAAATGGTTCAGTGCGCACCTGCTGGATACTGAGCATGGCGGCGTATTCTGGACCGTTGATCACGAAGGCCGTCCGCTGGAAACAAAAAAACAAACATATGCCATCGCCTTTGCAATCTATGCCTACAGCGAATACTTCCGGGCCACGAAACAACAGGCGGTGCTGACAGTCGCCATCCGCCTGTATAATCATCTGCAGCGGTTTAGCTACGATCCCCAATACGGCGGTTACCTCGAAGCTTTCACGCGTGACTGGAAACCTTTGTCAGACCAGCGCCTCAGCGAAAAAGACGCCAACGAAAAAAAGACGACAAACACTCACCTGCACGTGTTGGAGGCTTACGCCAACCTATATACGGTATGGCCGGAAAGCACACTGCGAAAGAACATCCAGGACATACTGCGGCTGTTCCTGGACCGCATCATCGATCGTAAAAGCGGGCATCTGCATTTATTTTTTAACGAACAATGGAAGGTAAAAGGGCAACTGGTGTCTTATGGTCACGACATAGAAGCCAGCTGGTTACTACTGGAAGCTGCGCATACCATTGATGATCCGGAACTGGTGACGGCCTTTAAAGCCCTGGCGCTGAAAATGACCCTGGCAACGGAAGAAGGACTTGCCCGTGATGGCGGGTTATGGTATGAATATGAACCGTCCACGCAACACACGGTCACAGAGAAACACTGGTGGCCACAGGCGGAAGCTATCGTAGGATTTGTAAATGCCTGGCAGCTGCAGCCTTCCGGCCGCTTCCTGCAAAGGGCCTATGACTGCTGGAAGTTCACCGAAAAACACCTGCTGGACAAAACGAACGGCGAATGGTATTGGGGCATCAGGGAAGATGGTGCTGTTATGGAAGAAGATAAGGCTGGATTGTGGAAATGCCCGTACCATAATGCACGGGCGTGTATGGAGATAATGAAGCGTTTATAA